One stretch of Bdellovibrionales bacterium CG10_big_fil_rev_8_21_14_0_10_45_34 DNA includes these proteins:
- a CDS encoding subtilase produces MLGLSDGSAGPRSSYPQDYGSECSNESGMTSSLSLDWSLSMRGQITSDQGGDMSRFSRLSVIVFSAFLIAIAAEAKETEKKFDAIPGEYVVGLTKEAKTFNVFEILKMLNVSNVEIVNEREGVYLVVRSIAEKSGAAIEDMMKSGILRYAEPNYLYYADSFAQVPDDPDLPVLWGMKNSGQLDSQGRPGIEQMDSGASDAWQLTQGSSDVIVAVIDTGVDYTHPDLRENAWVNEAELNGVPGVDDDGNGYVDDIHGYDFANDDGDPMDDNNHGTHCAGTIAAKGNNGLGVVGVSWNAKIMGVKFLTGSGSGSLANAVKSIDYVTQSPAFFSSNSWGGGPASQAMKEAIQRAGEKGKLFVAAAGNSSSNNDTTPQYPASYDSDNIISVAAIDRRGSLANFSCYGKTTVDIAAPGVDIVSTILGGGTKSYSGTSMATPHVAGAVALVKSLFPNWTGEQIKERILATARPNPRISSHVATGGNLDVYAALTGKVRDSVIPDPNRLESISQNIELLNYQSDYTQTFDIILDNSVKKFYVYFEMIDTEPRYDTITVLDGSSNEIEVLSGKMTGHYTQAVLGNVGKLVFKSDSSVNGKGFRVTKVAVER; encoded by the coding sequence TTGCTCGGCCTTAGTGATGGGTCTGCAGGCCCAAGGTCTTCGTATCCTCAGGACTATGGCAGTGAGTGCAGCAATGAAAGTGGTATGACTTCTAGCCTTTCATTAGACTGGAGTTTGTCAATGAGGGGCCAAATCACAAGCGACCAAGGAGGGGACATGAGTCGTTTTTCACGACTAAGCGTGATTGTATTCAGCGCATTCTTAATAGCAATAGCGGCTGAAGCAAAAGAGACCGAAAAAAAGTTTGATGCTATACCAGGAGAGTATGTTGTCGGACTTACTAAAGAAGCGAAGACCTTTAACGTATTTGAAATTCTGAAAATGCTAAATGTTTCAAATGTAGAAATTGTTAACGAACGAGAAGGGGTTTATCTCGTTGTTCGGAGTATTGCCGAAAAGTCAGGCGCGGCTATTGAAGATATGATGAAATCAGGAATTCTAAGATATGCGGAGCCTAACTACCTTTACTATGCTGATTCATTCGCTCAGGTTCCAGATGATCCAGACCTACCGGTACTTTGGGGAATGAAAAACAGTGGGCAGCTAGATTCTCAAGGGCGACCTGGTATTGAACAAATGGACTCTGGGGCGTCGGACGCCTGGCAGCTAACTCAAGGAAGTAGCGACGTGATTGTTGCAGTGATCGATACGGGTGTCGACTATACTCATCCCGATCTGCGAGAGAATGCTTGGGTTAACGAAGCCGAGCTCAATGGAGTGCCCGGAGTCGACGATGATGGAAACGGCTACGTCGATGATATTCACGGATACGACTTTGCTAACGATGATGGCGATCCCATGGATGATAACAATCATGGAACTCACTGTGCAGGAACTATTGCCGCAAAAGGCAACAACGGCCTAGGAGTTGTTGGCGTGTCATGGAATGCAAAGATTATGGGTGTGAAGTTTCTCACCGGCTCTGGATCAGGTTCTTTGGCAAATGCTGTTAAATCAATAGACTACGTGACACAAAGCCCAGCCTTCTTTTCTAGTAACTCTTGGGGAGGCGGCCCTGCTTCTCAGGCCATGAAAGAAGCCATCCAGAGAGCCGGTGAAAAAGGAAAGCTATTTGTCGCAGCTGCCGGCAATTCGAGCAGTAATAACGACACGACACCACAATATCCCGCTAGCTATGACAGCGACAACATCATTTCTGTTGCTGCAATCGATCGAAGAGGATCTCTGGCCAATTTCTCCTGCTACGGAAAGACCACAGTCGACATCGCGGCTCCAGGCGTAGATATCGTTTCGACGATTCTCGGTGGGGGTACTAAGAGTTATTCTGGAACTTCCATGGCAACTCCGCATGTAGCGGGCGCGGTAGCGTTAGTAAAATCTCTTTTCCCCAACTGGACAGGCGAGCAGATCAAGGAGCGAATTTTAGCCACGGCACGCCCCAACCCCAGAATAAGTAGTCATGTGGCTACTGGCGGGAATTTAGACGTTTACGCAGCCCTTACGGGTAAGGTGCGAGACTCTGTGATCCCGGATCCAAATAGGCTAGAGTCGATTAGTCAGAATATTGAACTACTCAACTATCAAAGTGATTACACTCAAACCTTCGATATAATTTTAGATAATTCAGTAAAGAAATTTTACGTGTACTTCGAAATGATTGATACGGAGCCTCGGTACGATACGATAACGGTCTTGGATGGAAGCTCAAATGAAATCGAAGTTCTTTCGGGGAAGATGACCGGCCACTACACTCAGGCGGTGTTAGGTAATGTCGGCAAACTAGTTTTCAAAAGTGATTCGAGTGTTAACGGAAAAGGCTTTCGAGTTACGAAGGTGGCGGTAGAGCGCTGA